The Halopseudomonas sabulinigri genome window below encodes:
- a CDS encoding alanine/glycine:cation symporter family protein, translating into MDAVIGYLNTIFWGYVLIYGLLAVGIFFTVRLGFLQFLHFGEMVRSILGSRKSDKAGISPFQALCTSLASRVGTGNLAGVAVALYLGGAGAIFWMWMVALVGMATAYSESSLAQLYKVRDGEGQYRGGPAFYISKGLKAPWAGSIFSVCLIISFGLVFNAVQANSIADAMEGAFGFSKLAVGIVIAVLAGMVIFGGLRSIARFAEIIVPFMAAAYVLMALYVLAMNISEVPGVLALIFKSAFGLEEAAGGVAGSVTAAMLNGIKRGLFSNEAGMGSAPNVAATATPAPHHPSSQGFVQAMGVFIDTLVICTATAVMILLSGVLEPGNGVTGTQLTQLAMEAHIGVAGKYFIAVAILFFAFTSIVANYSYAENAMVFLGVGNKAGMLILRCAALAMVIWGAYQAVGTVFNAADASMGLMATINLIAILMLSGTVVKLTKDYMAQRKAGEEPTFKAADYPELKEKISSDIWY; encoded by the coding sequence ATGGATGCGGTAATCGGCTATTTAAATACGATTTTCTGGGGCTATGTACTCATCTACGGACTACTGGCCGTAGGTATCTTCTTCACCGTCAGGCTGGGCTTTCTTCAATTTCTGCACTTTGGCGAGATGGTTCGCTCTATTCTGGGCTCACGCAAAAGCGACAAGGCCGGTATTTCACCCTTTCAGGCCCTTTGCACCAGCCTGGCGTCACGGGTTGGCACCGGCAATCTCGCCGGGGTGGCTGTGGCGCTGTATCTGGGCGGCGCCGGGGCCATCTTCTGGATGTGGATGGTCGCCCTCGTGGGCATGGCAACCGCATACTCTGAAAGCAGCCTGGCGCAACTGTATAAGGTGCGCGATGGTGAGGGGCAGTACCGCGGCGGTCCGGCGTTTTACATTTCCAAGGGTCTGAAAGCGCCCTGGGCAGGCAGCATCTTTTCGGTGTGCCTGATCATTTCCTTCGGGCTGGTGTTCAATGCCGTGCAGGCCAATTCGATCGCTGACGCCATGGAGGGGGCCTTTGGCTTCTCCAAGCTAGCGGTTGGGATAGTCATCGCAGTACTGGCGGGGATGGTGATCTTCGGTGGGTTGCGTTCCATTGCTCGCTTTGCCGAAATCATCGTTCCCTTCATGGCCGCAGCCTATGTGTTGATGGCGTTATACGTGCTGGCCATGAATATCAGCGAGGTTCCTGGTGTACTCGCGCTGATATTCAAGAGCGCCTTCGGCCTTGAGGAGGCCGCCGGCGGGGTTGCCGGCTCGGTGACCGCCGCCATGCTCAACGGCATCAAGCGCGGGCTGTTTTCCAACGAAGCAGGCATGGGCTCGGCGCCCAACGTGGCTGCCACAGCCACGCCCGCGCCGCACCACCCCTCGTCCCAAGGCTTTGTGCAGGCAATGGGGGTTTTCATCGACACCCTGGTGATCTGTACCGCCACCGCCGTGATGATTCTGCTTTCCGGTGTGCTCGAACCCGGTAACGGCGTGACCGGCACCCAGCTGACGCAGCTGGCCATGGAGGCGCACATCGGGGTAGCCGGTAAATACTTCATTGCCGTTGCCATCCTGTTTTTTGCCTTCACCTCCATCGTGGCGAATTACTCTTACGCGGAAAACGCCATGGTCTTTCTCGGCGTGGGCAATAAGGCGGGCATGCTTATCTTGCGCTGCGCCGCACTGGCCATGGTGATCTGGGGCGCCTATCAGGCGGTCGGAACCGTCTTTAATGCGGCCGATGCGTCCATGGGGCTGATGGCAACCATCAACCTGATCGCCATTTTGATGCTGTCGGGCACTGTGGTGAAGCTGACCAAGGACTATATGGCCCAGCGTAAGGCGGGTGAGGAGCCGACCTTCAAAGCGGCCGACTACCCCGAACTGAAGGAAAAGATCAGCTCGGACATCTGGTACTAA
- a CDS encoding NAD(P)(+) transhydrogenase (Re/Si-specific) subunit beta — MFSAFLIDAAYFVAAFLFLYGLKRMASPVTARSGIVVAGGGMVLAVAAAFLYGFDVAPRAEPYLGTNLLLLVIALGLGVTWAWFSGKRVAMTDMPQMVALYNGMGGGAAAAIAATELFSGNALAHGPVVTLLAILGGLIGAVALSGSLIAWAKLDGRMNKSWRLPKQQYVNLGLFCAALALGAAVVVMGLMDVVQVPVFVVALFFIIALVLGVMLTTPIGGADMPVVISLYNAFTGLAVAFEGFVLQNPAMIIAGTVVGSAGTLLTLMMAKAMNRQVSNIIFSDFGGEDDGSDGEIQGTMKSADASDAAIAMYYASKVIIVPGYGLAVAQAQHKLYEFVKLLQKQGVEVNFAIHPVAGRMPGHMNVLLAEAGVPYDIIYDLEDINEDFAQADVAIVLGANDVVNPAARTRKSSPIYGMPILNVDMARQAYVVKRGQGKGYSGVENELFFLDNTSMVYGDAQKVMVQMIEAVKSLG; from the coding sequence ATGTTCAGTGCTTTTCTGATTGACGCGGCCTACTTTGTCGCAGCCTTCCTGTTCCTCTATGGCCTCAAGCGCATGGCCAGCCCGGTTACCGCCCGCTCCGGTATTGTTGTTGCCGGTGGTGGTATGGTCCTGGCTGTAGCCGCGGCCTTCCTGTATGGCTTTGATGTGGCGCCGCGCGCCGAGCCTTACCTGGGCACCAACCTGCTGTTGCTGGTTATTGCTCTGGGTCTGGGTGTGACCTGGGCCTGGTTCAGTGGCAAGCGCGTTGCCATGACCGATATGCCGCAGATGGTTGCCCTCTACAACGGCATGGGTGGTGGCGCCGCAGCTGCCATTGCAGCGACCGAGCTGTTTTCCGGCAACGCCCTGGCGCATGGCCCGGTAGTGACACTGCTGGCGATTCTGGGTGGTCTGATTGGTGCGGTTGCGCTGTCTGGCTCGCTGATTGCCTGGGCCAAGCTGGATGGCCGCATGAACAAGTCCTGGCGCTTGCCCAAGCAGCAGTACGTCAACCTCGGCCTGTTCTGCGCCGCGTTGGCACTGGGTGCTGCGGTCGTGGTCATGGGTCTGATGGATGTGGTGCAGGTGCCGGTCTTTGTGGTCGCGCTGTTCTTCATCATCGCGCTGGTGCTGGGTGTCATGCTGACAACGCCGATCGGCGGTGCCGACATGCCGGTGGTTATCTCGCTGTACAACGCCTTTACCGGTCTGGCTGTTGCCTTTGAAGGTTTTGTGCTGCAGAACCCGGCGATGATCATTGCCGGTACCGTGGTAGGTTCTGCCGGTACGCTGCTGACGCTGATGATGGCCAAGGCCATGAACCGCCAGGTCAGCAACATTATCTTCAGTGACTTCGGTGGCGAAGACGACGGCAGCGATGGCGAGATTCAAGGCACCATGAAGTCGGCTGACGCTTCCGACGCCGCTATCGCCATGTACTATGCCAGCAAGGTAATCATCGTTCCGGGCTACGGTCTGGCGGTTGCCCAGGCGCAGCACAAACTGTACGAGTTCGTGAAGTTGCTGCAAAAGCAGGGCGTTGAGGTGAACTTCGCGATTCATCCGGTTGCCGGGCGTATGCCGGGCCACATGAACGTACTGCTGGCCGAAGCGGGTGTTCCTTACGACATCATCTACGATCTGGAAGATATCAACGAGGACTTTGCCCAGGCAGACGTGGCTATCGTACTGGGTGCCAACGACGTGGTTAACCCCGCGGCACGTACCCGTAAATCCAGCCCGATCTACGGCATGCCGATTCTGAACGTAGATATGGCGCGCCAGGCTTACGTGGTCAAGCGTGGTCAGGGCAAGGGGTATTCCGGCGTGGAGAACGAGCTGTTCTTCCTGGATAACACCTCTATGGTCTACGGCGATGCGCAGAAGGTCATGGTACAGATGATCGAAGCGGTCAAGTCGCTGGGTTAA
- a CDS encoding Fe-S cluster assembly transcription factor — protein sequence MRLTTKGRYAVTAMLDLALHEDQGPITLADISMRQGVSISYLEQLFAKLRRSKLVESVRGPGGGYRLSGGPGAISVAQIVEAVNDSMDATRCLGKGDCQHGEVCLTHHLWSDLSARLRQFLNDITLADLVSRDDIQRVKTRQDNCPASARQTVNELERII from the coding sequence ATGCGACTGACCACAAAGGGTCGTTACGCCGTCACAGCCATGCTGGATCTGGCACTGCACGAAGATCAGGGACCCATTACGCTAGCTGATATTTCAATGCGTCAGGGTGTGTCCATTTCCTATCTGGAACAGCTGTTTGCGAAACTACGGCGCAGCAAGCTGGTTGAGAGTGTGCGGGGGCCGGGTGGTGGCTATCGGTTGTCTGGTGGCCCCGGGGCGATCAGTGTGGCGCAGATTGTCGAGGCGGTTAACGACTCCATGGATGCAACGCGCTGCCTGGGTAAAGGTGACTGCCAACACGGTGAAGTCTGTCTTACCCATCATCTGTGGTCGGACCTGAGTGCCCGGCTGCGTCAGTTTCTGAATGACATCACGTTGGCCGATCTGGTCTCGCGCGACGACATTCAGCGTGTCAAAACCCGTCAGGACAACTGTCCTGCATCGGCTCGGCAGACGGTAAACGAGCTGGAACGCATTATCTGA
- the sufB gene encoding Fe-S cluster assembly protein SufB, which translates to MTEQVESLIKKDYAAGFHSAIESETLPPGLDEDVVRFISAKKEEPEWLLEWRLKAFRAWQEMEEPTWAHVHYPEIDFQAVSYYSAPKSMDSKPKSLDEVDPELLATYEKLGIPLHEQEMLAGVAVDAVFDSVSVVTTFREKLYEAGVIFCPISEAVHKYPELLKKYLGSVVPQKDNYYAALNSAVFSDGSFVYIPKGVRCPMELSTYFRINEMNTGQFERTLIVADEGSYVSYLEGCTAPMRDENQLHAAVVELVALDDAQIKYSTVQNWYPGNAEGKGGIYNFVTKRGIAHTNAKISWTQVETGSAVTWKYPSCVLKGDNSVGEFYSVALTNNFQQADTGTKMIHLGKNTRSTIIAKGISAGRSDSAYRGLVRINPGAEGARNFTQCDSLLIGDRCGAHTFPYIESKNPSAVVEHEATTSKVSDDQLFLCQQRGLDAEKAVSMIVNGFCREVFKELPMEFAVEAGKLLEVSLEGSVG; encoded by the coding sequence GTGACTGAACAAGTCGAAAGCCTGATCAAGAAGGATTACGCGGCAGGATTCCACTCTGCCATTGAGTCTGAGACGCTGCCACCAGGTCTGGACGAAGACGTTGTCCGCTTTATCTCCGCCAAGAAGGAAGAGCCCGAGTGGCTGCTGGAATGGCGTCTGAAGGCGTTTCGCGCCTGGCAGGAAATGGAAGAGCCGACCTGGGCCCACGTGCATTACCCGGAAATCGACTTCCAGGCGGTTTCCTACTATTCCGCTCCCAAGAGCATGGACAGCAAGCCGAAGAGCCTCGATGAGGTTGATCCAGAGCTGCTGGCGACCTACGAAAAGCTGGGTATTCCGCTGCACGAGCAGGAAATGCTCGCCGGTGTTGCGGTTGATGCGGTATTTGACTCGGTTTCGGTGGTCACCACTTTCCGCGAGAAGCTGTACGAGGCTGGTGTCATTTTCTGCCCGATCAGCGAAGCGGTGCACAAATACCCTGAACTGCTGAAAAAGTACCTGGGTAGCGTGGTGCCGCAGAAGGACAACTATTACGCGGCGTTGAACTCTGCCGTGTTCTCCGATGGCTCTTTTGTATACATACCCAAGGGCGTGCGTTGCCCGATGGAGCTGTCTACCTATTTCCGCATCAACGAAATGAACACCGGGCAGTTCGAGCGCACGCTGATCGTCGCCGATGAGGGCTCTTATGTGAGCTACCTCGAAGGTTGCACCGCGCCCATGCGTGACGAGAACCAGCTGCACGCTGCTGTGGTGGAACTGGTTGCCCTGGACGATGCGCAAATCAAGTATTCGACCGTGCAGAATTGGTACCCGGGTAACGCCGAAGGCAAGGGCGGCATTTACAACTTCGTGACCAAGCGCGGCATCGCCCATACCAACGCGAAGATCTCCTGGACGCAGGTGGAAACCGGCTCTGCGGTGACCTGGAAGTATCCTAGCTGTGTGCTGAAAGGTGACAACAGTGTTGGCGAGTTCTACTCGGTTGCCCTGACCAATAATTTCCAGCAGGCCGACACTGGCACCAAGATGATCCACCTGGGCAAGAACACGCGCTCAACGATCATCGCCAAGGGGATTTCCGCCGGGCGCAGCGACAGCGCGTACCGCGGTCTGGTGCGCATCAACCCGGGCGCTGAGGGCGCGCGTAACTTTACCCAGTGCGATTCGCTGTTGATCGGCGATCGCTGTGGTGCGCACACCTTCCCCTATATCGAGAGCAAGAATCCCAGTGCCGTAGTAGAGCACGAGGCGACGACGTCCAAGGTCAGCGATGATCAGCTGTTCCTGTGCCAGCAGCGCGGGCTGGACGCTGAGAAGGCCGTGTCGATGATCGTTAACGGCTTCTGCCGCGAGGTATTCAAGGAGCTGCCGATGGAGTTTGCCGTTGAAGCAGGCAAGCTGCTGGAAGTCAGCCTTGAGGGCTCGGTGGGCTAA
- a CDS encoding NAD(P) transhydrogenase subunit alpha: MDMSVTITGFVALYIFLLAAFAGYEIIGRVPAILHTPLMSGSNFIHGIVVVGAMWALLNAGSTLEQVIGFVGVLLGAGNAAGGYVVTERMLEMFKPTNKAPGADKE; the protein is encoded by the coding sequence ATGGATATGTCAGTCACCATCACAGGCTTTGTAGCCCTGTATATTTTCTTGCTGGCGGCTTTCGCTGGTTACGAAATCATCGGCCGCGTTCCGGCCATTCTGCACACGCCGCTGATGTCCGGCTCCAACTTCATCCACGGTATCGTCGTGGTTGGCGCCATGTGGGCACTGCTGAACGCGGGTTCCACTCTTGAGCAGGTCATTGGCTTCGTTGGCGTACTGCTGGGTGCGGGTAACGCCGCCGGTGGTTACGTGGTTACCGAACGCATGCTGGAAATGTTCAAACCGACCAACAAAGCGCCTGGCGCAGACAAGGAGTAA
- a CDS encoding metal-dependent hydrolase has protein sequence MTALQPADLAIKPRRIDFALPESLPRHWHGGDPFKTHFFNSMSILFPDGERFFIDSVRHFRPQIDDAEQLALIKGFIGQEGHHSREHIEYNQRLSDLGYDVDKLMQPVKRRIRYVQKHFSPERQLAGTVAMEHFTAIMADSVLRERRWFDGAIEPMQRIWRWHALEETEHKAVAFDVYMQVCGDRKLLRAAMRQSTFFFLKDVTLGMWHMLRHDGELTNLRMWRKGLAWLWGRGGFLSSLWGVCRDFYREDFHPWQHDNQQLMREYQREFEADGVISPA, from the coding sequence ATGACAGCACTGCAGCCGGCGGATCTGGCTATCAAGCCGCGGCGTATCGACTTTGCCTTGCCTGAATCATTGCCCAGGCATTGGCACGGCGGTGATCCGTTCAAGACCCACTTTTTCAACTCGATGTCGATTCTATTCCCAGACGGAGAGCGCTTTTTTATAGATTCCGTGCGCCATTTTCGGCCGCAGATAGACGACGCCGAGCAACTCGCGCTGATCAAGGGGTTTATTGGGCAGGAAGGGCATCACAGTCGTGAGCACATCGAATACAACCAGCGCCTGAGCGATCTGGGCTATGACGTGGACAAACTGATGCAGCCGGTCAAGCGGCGCATTCGCTATGTGCAGAAGCACTTTTCGCCTGAGCGTCAGCTGGCCGGCACCGTGGCGATGGAGCATTTCACTGCAATCATGGCTGACTCGGTACTGCGCGAGCGGCGCTGGTTCGATGGCGCCATAGAGCCGATGCAGCGAATCTGGCGCTGGCATGCGCTCGAAGAGACAGAGCACAAGGCCGTGGCCTTTGACGTCTACATGCAGGTGTGCGGCGACCGCAAGCTGTTGCGTGCGGCGATGCGCCAGTCCACCTTCTTCTTTCTCAAGGACGTCACCCTGGGCATGTGGCACATGCTGCGGCATGACGGCGAATTGACCAATTTGCGCATGTGGCGCAAGGGTCTGGCCTGGTTATGGGGCCGCGGCGGGTTTCTATCCAGCCTCTGGGGCGTCTGCCGCGACTTTTACCGCGAAGACTTTCACCCCTGGCAGCACGATAACCAGCAGCTGATGCGCGAGTACCAGCGCGAGTTTGAGGCCGATGGCGTCATTTCGCCCGCCTGA
- a CDS encoding NAD(P) transhydrogenase subunit alpha: protein MSIPLYIPRETREHEKRVALVPSVAAKLQKLGLDISLESGAGNAARIPDTAYTDAGVTLGTGEGAKLIFRVQPPSVEDVAQMAEGSILFSFIYAQREPAVVKALQERKITCFAMELVPRITRAQAMDALSSQAALAGYYAALLAATNLNRILPMMTTAVGSLRPAKVLVMGAGVAGLQALATAKRLGAMIEGYDVRPEVKEQVQSVGGKFVDTGVNAVGEGGYARELTDEEKQQVEAVLTRHIQQADAVITTASIPGKPSPKIITESQIMGMKSGAIIIDLAAEGGGNTPLTKPGETVEAGPATIVAPLNITSNLAEHASELYSRNLLALVSLMVEEGELKLDWEDEVLAKSVLTHEGEIRNEAARAAVAEQA from the coding sequence ATGTCCATTCCTTTGTACATTCCCAGAGAGACTAGGGAGCACGAAAAACGTGTCGCTCTGGTTCCCTCTGTTGCAGCCAAGCTGCAGAAGCTGGGGCTTGATATCAGTCTCGAATCCGGTGCCGGCAATGCCGCGCGGATTCCCGACACTGCCTATACCGATGCGGGTGTAACCCTGGGAACAGGTGAGGGCGCCAAGCTCATCTTCCGGGTTCAGCCGCCAAGCGTGGAAGATGTTGCACAGATGGCCGAAGGGTCAATTCTGTTCAGCTTCATTTACGCACAGCGTGAGCCTGCTGTGGTCAAGGCGCTGCAAGAGCGCAAGATCACCTGTTTCGCCATGGAGCTGGTGCCGCGCATCACTCGCGCCCAGGCAATGGATGCATTGTCTTCGCAAGCGGCGTTGGCGGGTTACTACGCTGCATTGCTGGCAGCGACCAACCTCAACCGCATTTTGCCGATGATGACGACTGCCGTTGGCTCGTTGCGCCCGGCGAAAGTACTGGTCATGGGGGCTGGTGTTGCCGGTCTGCAGGCACTGGCAACCGCCAAACGTCTGGGTGCCATGATTGAAGGTTATGACGTGCGTCCTGAGGTTAAGGAGCAGGTTCAGTCGGTAGGTGGCAAGTTTGTCGATACCGGTGTGAACGCGGTAGGTGAGGGCGGCTACGCCCGTGAGCTGACCGACGAAGAGAAGCAGCAAGTTGAGGCGGTTCTGACTCGCCACATCCAGCAGGCTGACGCGGTCATCACTACTGCATCCATTCCTGGCAAGCCGAGTCCGAAGATCATCACCGAGTCCCAGATCATGGGCATGAAGAGCGGTGCCATCATCATCGATCTGGCCGCCGAGGGCGGCGGCAACACGCCGCTGACCAAGCCCGGTGAGACAGTTGAAGCCGGTCCGGCAACCATCGTTGCACCTTTGAACATCACCAGTAACCTGGCCGAGCACGCGTCCGAGCTGTACTCGCGCAACCTGCTCGCACTGGTTTCGCTGATGGTTGAAGAAGGCGAGTTGAAGCTCGACTGGGAAGACGAAGTGCTGGCCAAGAGCGTACTGACCCACGAGGGTGAAATTCGCAACGAGGCGGCACGTGCTGCCGTCGCAGAGCAGGCATAA
- a CDS encoding aldehyde dehydrogenase family protein, producing MSHHKQFYINGKWVEPKGDKTLDVINPATEEAVATIALGNKEDVDLAVAAAKSAFDSYANTSREERIALLERVMAVFQKRMGEVAEAISIEMGAPAKLSKVAQAPSGLGHFAAALEALKEFEFEEQIGKTQVVKEPIGVCGLITPWNWPMNQLTCKIAPALATGCTMVLKPSEVAPLSALLLAEILDEAGVPAGVFNLVNGDGPTVGAAMSAHPDIDMMSFTGSTGAGRQVMQNGAQTIKRVALELGGKSANILLDDVNFEKMVAHGVMSCMNNSGQSCNAPTRMLVPNSRMDEVAAIAQAAVAKVKAGDPNAEDTVIGPVVSKAQWNKIQDLITAGIEEGAKVVGGGPGRPDGIDKGYYVKPTVFSHVTNEMTIAREEIFGPVLSIIGYEDEDDAVRIANDTNYGLSGYVSSSDLERARKVARRIRTGMVHLNGAPLDNKAPFGGYKESGNGREWGHYGFEDFLEIKSIFGYHAK from the coding sequence ATGAGCCATCACAAGCAGTTCTACATCAATGGTAAGTGGGTCGAACCCAAAGGCGACAAGACGCTGGACGTGATCAACCCGGCCACCGAAGAAGCTGTCGCTACCATTGCGCTTGGCAACAAGGAAGACGTCGACTTGGCTGTCGCCGCCGCCAAAAGCGCCTTCGATAGTTACGCCAACACCAGCCGTGAAGAGCGCATCGCACTACTCGAACGCGTCATGGCAGTGTTCCAGAAACGCATGGGCGAGGTAGCTGAGGCGATTTCAATCGAGATGGGCGCACCGGCCAAGCTGTCCAAGGTTGCCCAGGCCCCCTCCGGTCTCGGTCATTTTGCCGCGGCGCTGGAGGCCCTGAAAGAATTCGAGTTTGAAGAGCAGATTGGCAAAACCCAGGTGGTCAAGGAGCCGATCGGCGTTTGCGGCCTGATCACGCCCTGGAACTGGCCGATGAACCAGCTTACCTGCAAGATCGCACCGGCACTGGCAACTGGCTGCACTATGGTACTCAAGCCGTCCGAAGTCGCGCCGCTGTCCGCCCTGCTGCTGGCAGAAATCCTGGATGAAGCTGGCGTACCCGCGGGCGTGTTCAACCTGGTCAATGGCGACGGCCCCACTGTCGGCGCGGCCATGTCTGCCCACCCGGATATCGACATGATGTCCTTCACCGGGTCTACCGGTGCCGGCCGTCAGGTCATGCAGAACGGCGCACAGACCATCAAGCGCGTAGCCCTCGAGCTGGGTGGCAAGTCAGCCAACATCCTGCTGGACGATGTGAACTTCGAGAAAATGGTTGCCCACGGCGTGATGTCCTGCATGAACAACAGCGGTCAGTCATGCAACGCACCCACCCGTATGCTGGTACCCAACAGCCGCATGGATGAGGTTGCCGCCATCGCTCAAGCCGCCGTTGCCAAGGTCAAGGCCGGCGACCCGAACGCAGAAGACACTGTCATCGGCCCGGTTGTTTCCAAGGCACAGTGGAACAAGATCCAGGATCTGATCACCGCCGGTATCGAAGAAGGTGCCAAGGTCGTTGGCGGCGGTCCTGGCCGCCCAGATGGGATCGACAAGGGGTACTACGTCAAGCCCACCGTGTTCAGCCACGTTACCAATGAGATGACCATCGCCCGTGAAGAGATCTTCGGGCCGGTACTGTCGATCATTGGTTACGAAGACGAAGACGACGCCGTGCGCATCGCCAACGACACCAACTATGGTCTCTCCGGTTACGTGTCATCCAGCGACCTCGAGCGTGCGCGTAAGGTCGCTCGTCGCATCCGCACCGGCATGGTCCACCTCAACGGTGCCCCGCTGGACAACAAGGCGCCATTTGGTGGCTACAAGGAATCCGGTAACGGCCGCGAATGGGGTCACTACGGTTTTGAGGACTTCCTCGAGATCAAGTCGATCTTTGGCTATCACGCCAAGTAA